A single Candidatus Rokuibacteriota bacterium DNA region contains:
- a CDS encoding TAXI family TRAP transporter solute-binding subunit has protein sequence MSRTRAWIVAAVALAATAAGAGPAAAQQVVVVSGPIGGVWYPVASGMAEILQNKVGVTVTQQPGGGISNVFNVAAGKAQLGFTTADAAGAAFAGAGDFKGKATPNLRLVGVLYGQQYNLAVFADSPIRKVQDLKGRALVTTPRGSSTELMTRRVLEAHGLSYEDLKKVNYGSNTDGVNMMKDGHAEVMSHLITNPAAYLMDLASAKPIRLISLDPAAVDRLVKFPGYTRATIKAGIYKGQDQEALTLNSPVMLVTRAEMAEDLVYKLTKALFENRAQLVNVHKVMEHFVAQDAARDPVVPVHAGALKYYREVGAVR, from the coding sequence ATGAGCAGGACACGAGCATGGATCGTCGCCGCTGTCGCGCTGGCCGCGACCGCGGCCGGAGCCGGGCCGGCGGCCGCGCAGCAGGTCGTGGTGGTGTCGGGCCCGATCGGGGGCGTCTGGTACCCCGTCGCCAGCGGCATGGCCGAGATCCTCCAGAACAAGGTGGGGGTCACGGTGACGCAGCAGCCGGGCGGCGGCATCTCGAACGTGTTCAACGTGGCCGCGGGCAAGGCGCAGCTGGGCTTCACGACCGCTGACGCCGCCGGGGCCGCCTTCGCCGGGGCGGGGGACTTCAAGGGCAAGGCGACGCCGAACCTCAGGCTCGTCGGGGTGCTGTACGGCCAGCAGTACAACCTGGCCGTCTTCGCCGACAGCCCGATCAGGAAGGTCCAGGACCTCAAGGGCCGCGCCCTCGTGACGACGCCCCGCGGCTCGTCCACGGAGCTCATGACCCGGCGCGTGCTGGAGGCCCACGGGCTGAGCTACGAGGACCTCAAGAAGGTCAACTACGGGAGCAACACCGACGGCGTGAACATGATGAAGGACGGGCACGCCGAGGTGATGTCGCACCTCATCACGAACCCCGCGGCCTACCTCATGGATCTGGCCTCCGCCAAGCCGATCCGGCTGATCTCGCTCGACCCCGCGGCCGTCGACCGCCTGGTGAAGTTCCCCGGGTACACGCGGGCGACGATCAAGGCGGGGATCTACAAGGGCCAGGACCAGGAGGCGCTGACGCTCAACTCGCCCGTCATGCTCGTGACGCGGGCGGAAATGGCCGAGGACCTCGTCTACAAGCTCACCAAGGCGCTCTTCGAGAACCGCGCCCAGCTCGTGAACGTGCACAAGGTCATGGAGCACTTCGTTGCCCAGGACGCGGCCCGGGACCCCGTTGTCCCGGTCCATGCGGGTGCCCTGAAGTACTACAGAGAGGTGGGCGCTGTCCGATAA